In Rhipicephalus microplus isolate Deutch F79 chromosome 9, USDA_Rmic, whole genome shotgun sequence, one genomic interval encodes:
- the LOC119163630 gene encoding CCA tRNA nucleotidyltransferase 1, mitochondrial: MLQAWSRKIAGAVLRRCCCLRVDFRGSATSCGTEGNRVLPRTMKLDSPQFRALFTPEVKELVDIFKRHGHELRIAGGAVRDLLMHKQPHDLDFATTATPTEMKEMFENEGVRMINTRGEKHGTVTARINDKTNFEVTTLRVDVVTDGRHAEVEFTTDWHTDANRRDLTVNALFLGLDGTVYDYFRGIEDLEKRRVAFVGDPAQRIQEDYLRILRYFRFYGRIAVEPDSHEPETLTAIRENVGGLARISGERLWTELKKILVGNFNKELVCRIVDVGAAPFLGLPVSPDLHEFCKVCDASKQLEPQPMTLLSALLQNESDVANMHNRLKLSAYERDLALFVVTHRDDESSFGDRLKPFQALLFTTKGKVGDVQEWICEVLKYRADAELLERFRCWDVPKFPVNGNMLIERGLRSGPKFATVLTKLKEHWFDSDFSLTADELLEKLPDILAEVKTNSKSKKA; the protein is encoded by the coding sequence ATGTTACAGGCCTGGAGCCGGAAGATCGCCGGCGCTGTTTTGCGAAGGTGCTGCTGCCTGCGCGTGGATTTCCGCGGCTCCGCTACATCGTGCGGCACGGAGGGCAATCGCGTGTTGCCGCGAACGATGAAGCTCGACAGCCCTCAGTTCCGCGCGCTCTTCACTCCCGAGGTGAAGGAGCTCGTGGACATATTCAAGCGGCACGGCCACGAGCTGCGCATCGCCGGAGGCGCCGTGCGAGACCTCCTGATGCACAAGCAGCCGCACGACTTGGACTTCGCCACGACCGCCACACCGACCGAGATGAAAGAGATGTTCGAGAACGAAGGGGTGCGCATGATCAACACCCGGGGCGAGAAGCACGGCACCGTGACGGCGCGCATAAACGACAAGACAAACTTCGAGGTCACCACGCTGCGTGTAGACGTGGTCACTGACGGACGTCACGCCGAGGTCGAGTTCACCACCGACTGGCACACGGACGCCAACCGACGCGACCTCACCGTGAACGCGCTCTTCCTGGGCCTCGACGGCACCGTGTACGACTACTTCCGCGGCATCGAAGACCTGGAGAAGAGGCGCGTCGCCTTCGTCGGGGACCCCGCACAGCGTATACAGGAGGACTACCTCAGGATCCTGCGCTACTTCCGGTTTTACGGACGCATAGCAGTCGAGCCGGACAGTCACGAACCGGAAACCCTGACGGCCATTCGGGAAAACGTCGGAGGCCTCGCGCGCATATCTGGCGAGCGACTCTGGACCGAGCTCAAGAAGATACTCGTGGGCAACTTCAACAAGGAGCTTGTGTGTCGCATCGTGGACGTGGGCGCGGCTCCCTTCCTGGGCCTCCCAGTCTCTCCGGACCTCCACGAGTTCTGCAAGGTGTGCGACGCCTCCAAACAGCTCGAGCCACAGCCCATGACTCTCCTGTCCGCGCTTCTACAAAACGAATCGGATGTCGCAAACATGCACAACCGGCTAAAGCTTTCCGCCTACGAGCGAGACCTCGCCCTGTTTGTCGTCACCCACCGGGATGACGAGTCCTCTTTTGGGGACAGACTGAAACCCTTCCAGGCGCTGCTCTTCACTACCAAGGGCAAGGTCGGGGATGTCCAGGAGTGGATCTGCGAGGTACTCAAGTATCGAGCAGACGCCGAACTCCTGGAACGGTTTCGGTGTTGGGACGTGCCCAAGTTTCCAGTCAACGGCAACATGCTCATTGAGCGGGGTCTTCGGAGTGGTCCCAAATTTGCGACTGTGCTGACAAAGCTGAAAGAGCATTGGTTCGACAGCGACTTCTCGTTGACGGCGGACGAGTTactcgagaagcttccggacatTCTAGCCGAGGTCAAAACAAATAGTAAATCGAAAAAGGCTTGA